From a single candidate division KSB1 bacterium genomic region:
- a CDS encoding SGNH/GDSL hydrolase family protein: MNVICFGDSITQAGDCAEGDRWPTVLQIALDDWRVGVYHVYNRGVNGNTTADGLARFAKDVLPLLPGVLIVEFGINDCNHAPWGRVPAVGVEEYRKNLREFHRVCRAQKSVCVLVANHPLSRARLAQGNGRTLHVNLQPYNEAVRQLAAELRAPLVDIPRMMEERAIKLADFVQEDGIHLTAQGNHLYGAMVFERLQEILKRIS, encoded by the coding sequence ATGAACGTGATCTGCTTTGGCGATTCCATCACTCAGGCTGGGGATTGTGCCGAGGGGGACAGGTGGCCTACCGTTTTGCAGATCGCACTTGACGATTGGCGGGTAGGGGTATACCACGTGTACAATCGAGGCGTGAACGGCAACACCACCGCCGATGGCTTAGCCCGCTTTGCCAAAGACGTGCTGCCGCTCTTGCCCGGGGTGTTGATCGTAGAGTTTGGCATCAACGACTGCAATCATGCGCCGTGGGGTCGTGTGCCCGCGGTGGGGGTGGAAGAATACCGCAAGAATCTTCGAGAATTCCACCGCGTGTGTCGGGCGCAAAAGAGTGTATGTGTGTTGGTCGCCAATCACCCTCTTTCTCGTGCCAGGCTCGCGCAGGGCAATGGCCGCACGCTCCATGTGAACCTTCAACCCTACAACGAGGCGGTGCGCCAGCTGGCCGCGGAGCTGAGAGCTCCACTGGTCGACATACCCCGCATGATGGAAGAACGTGCCATCAAACTGGCTGATTTCGTGCAAGAGGACGGAATCCACCTGACTGCGCAGGGAAACCATTTGTACGGGGCAATGGTCTTCGAGCGCCTGCAGGAGATTCTGAAACGAATTAGCTGA
- the bcp gene encoding thioredoxin-dependent thiol peroxidase — protein sequence MKPQVGDEAPDFALPDQKGVVHRLSDYRGKWVLLYFYPKDDTPGCTAEACAFRDNLPAFGALKVQVLGVSVDSVSSHTRFASKYKIEFPLLADEEKKVVALYGVWGKKKFMGREFMGTNRTSFLIDPDGRVAKVYEKVKPDRHAEEVLQDLNSLGA from the coding sequence TCCGGATTTTGCGCTTCCGGACCAAAAGGGGGTGGTACATCGACTTTCGGACTACCGCGGAAAGTGGGTGTTACTCTATTTCTATCCCAAAGACGACACGCCCGGATGTACGGCAGAGGCGTGCGCTTTCCGTGATAACCTCCCTGCTTTCGGCGCGCTCAAGGTGCAAGTGTTGGGGGTCAGCGTGGACTCGGTATCGTCGCACACCCGTTTTGCAAGCAAGTACAAGATTGAATTCCCGCTCCTGGCAGACGAGGAAAAGAAGGTGGTCGCCTTGTATGGCGTGTGGGGCAAGAAAAAGTTTATGGGAAGAGAGTTCATGGGCACCAACCGCACCTCGTTCCTGATTGACCCTGACGGTCGCGTGGCCAAAGTGTACGAGAAGGTCAAACCGGACCGACACGCAGAGGAAGTGCTGCAAGATCTAAACTCGCTCGGCGCATGA